One Acidobacteriota bacterium genomic region harbors:
- a CDS encoding HAD family hydrolase, producing the protein MRLVLFDIDGTLLSCGRQVAEIFLQSLEEAYGRPAQINGYSFAGKTDSQIVHDLMLGAGLESGAVLEGLPRMQQLYLSRLEERLDHRRMRLLPGVREVLERLVQRSDLQLGLLTGNWRRGAFAKLSRFRLEHYFPFGAFGDDGTERASLLPVALRRAEKDTGLRFDPAQTVIVGDSPLDVACGQAHGVPVIAVATGHTPREALHHAGADWVVENLLAAELCLDAPAA; encoded by the coding sequence ATGAGACTTGTACTATTCGACATCGACGGCACCTTGCTGAGCTGCGGGCGGCAGGTCGCCGAGATCTTCCTCCAATCTCTGGAGGAAGCCTACGGACGCCCGGCTCAGATCAACGGTTACAGCTTTGCCGGCAAGACCGACAGCCAGATCGTCCACGATCTGATGCTCGGCGCCGGTCTGGAGTCAGGAGCCGTGCTCGAAGGCCTGCCGCGCATGCAGCAGCTCTACTTGAGTCGTCTGGAAGAACGGCTCGACCACCGGCGCATGCGCCTGCTGCCGGGGGTTCGGGAAGTCTTGGAGCGGCTGGTGCAGCGTTCCGATCTGCAGCTGGGCTTGCTCACCGGGAACTGGCGGCGGGGGGCTTTTGCCAAGCTTTCCCGCTTCCGGCTGGAACACTACTTCCCTTTCGGCGCCTTCGGCGACGACGGCACCGAGCGCGCCAGCCTGCTGCCGGTGGCGCTACGCCGAGCCGAGAAGGACACCGGCCTGCGCTTCGACCCGGCGCAGACCGTGATCGTCGGCGACAGTCCCCTGGACGTCGCCTGTGGCCAGGCCCACGGGGTGCCGGTGATCGCCGTGGCCACCGGTCATACTCCCCGTGAAGCCCTGCACCACGCGGGAGCGGATTGGGTGGTGGAGAATCTGCTGGCGGCCGAGCTTTGCTTGGACGCACCGGCAGCGTAG